CTGAGCAGCTCATTACTGGTAAAGAGGATGCTGCTAATAACTACGCCAGAGGACACTACACCATTGGCAAGGAGATCATTGATTCAGTCCTGGATCGAATCCGCAAACTGGTATTATTTCATTAAACTGTTACAATGACTTACTGTGATCATTTGCACCTATATTGTATATAATGTCTTGTTGCTCCTCTCTTTCAGAGTGATCAATGCACTGGCCTGCAAGGTTTCCTGGTCTTCCACAGTTTTGGTGGTGGTACTGGTTCTGGCTTCACCTCCCTCCTGATGGAGCGTCTCTCTGTTGACTATGGCAAGAAGTCCAAGCTTGAGTTTGCCATCTATCCTGCTCCTCAAGTGTCCACAGCGGTGGTGGAGCCCTACAACTCCATCCTGACCACCCACACCACGCTGGAGCACTCCGACTGCGCCTTCATGGTGGACAACGAAGCCATCTACGACATCTGCCGTAAAAACCTGGACATCGATCGTCCGACTTACACCAACCTCAACAGGCTCATCAGTCAGATAGTGTCCTCCATTACAGCCTCGCTGAGATTCGATGGAGCTCTGAATGTGGATCTGACTGAGTTCCAGACCAACCTGGTGCCCTACCCCCGTATTCATTTCCCTCTGGCGACATACGCTCCGGTGATATCTTCTGAGAAGGCTTATCATGAGCAGCTATCTGTGGCTGACATAACCAACGCCTGCTTTGAACCAGCTAATCAGATGGTCAAGTGTGATCCTCGACACGGTAAATACATGGCTTGCTGTCTTCTCTACCGTGGAGATGTGGTCCCCAAAGATGTCAATTCTGCCATAGCTGCCGTTAAGACCAAACGCAGCATCCAGTTTGTCGATTGGTGCCCTACTGGTTTCAAAGTGGGCATTAACTATCAGCCTCCAACTGTGGTTCCTGGTGGAGACCTGGCTAAAGTTCAGAGAGCTGTGTGTATGTTGAGCAACACTACAGCTATTGCTGAGGCCTGGGCTCGTCTAGATCACAAGTTTGATCTGATGTACGCCAAGAGAGCCTTTGTTCACTGGTATGTAGGAGAGGGCATGGAGGAAGGAGAGTTCTCAGAGGCCAGAGAAGATTTGGCAGCTCTGGAGAAGGATTACGAAGAAGTGGGCACAGACAGCATTGCAGAGGGGGATGAGGATGGAGTGGAATTTTAAATACAGCTTTCTTTAAATCTCAGGGTAATCTATGAAATGATTTTTATATACCTTACATTTTTAGTATGACAAATTATTTTGCTATTTTTATATTCTGTGGAAATCTAGTAAAATGAACTAGACTAGAATAAAAGTAGCTCAGGTAATACTTCAGGGGAAATTGATTATACTTCGTAGGCAAAGAtctttatttacttatttaagtCTTTATTCTATTAATGACTTATATATTATACGTGACCTACTCAGAGAAAACCTAgcttaataatttttttgtgatttacataaagtcaccctacataatgtaaagagcatactgtgaaaatataaccttcatatctttaatattgactgagtaaggtcaaatattgaaatcaatgtaaaagCAATGAGTGAAATCCAATTTTGATGATATAAGATTAtctagcctggatttcacagacagggtacatatatatttttacaatctAGTTGCACATGCAAAGCATAGTACATACTATAGTACATTTTTCACTATTTTACCCCTCCCCCTGTGTCTATGCAGCACAAAAATGACCAGCTGCTGTACTATAGCTGTTACCCATAATTCAGCTGTCTGTGCATGCCTACAGTATGTGCATCACTATGAGAAGTTGTATTGTTATTCACTATCATTGTACCATTGAAATTAAAGTCCAGTGACAACAGGCCTGTGTGTTTGTCTCCTTCTGTATAACAAGAGCCATGTACACTCTTTATACTTTTGTAAACACATAGATAAGAAATATTTTTGCATtctgtatatactgtattctTCAAGTTATATATCATGTAAAGTAATTACTATGACATTTAACATTCACCACATATTTTTAATCTATAGCTTTTCTTTATACAGAATATAAATCCCAAACAATAAGGAATGATGCTGTATCATGTTACATACAAATACTCAAGCTATCAGTTGTCATATGGCTGGTATGCAGCTTTGCCACGTGATCATAGAGAACTACGATTTGTATTCGGTAAAATTCCTACTTGCATCTTTTGTCAAATGTGGAAAAAGCCAGTAAAAGGTCAAGATTGATTTTACAGACTCAAAACTCCCTAGAGGACAACAGACTATAGCTAATGTAGGAAGGAGTGCCCTTCTGCATTGCGATCATCCTGCTTCCTGCTGACTCCCTCCCTTCCTCCTCCCTCTCTATATAAACCCCACCTCATGTTTgtcctccacatctgccttctCTTTCCGAATCCTCAAGTCGGCCTGAAGGGAAATCTGAAAAAATGGTAAGTCCTATACTTGATATTCTTGAAATTCTACTCTTTTCATGAACCACTGGATTAAAAATGTTCCTATTTGTACATGTACAGCTGATGGAAAGCTATTATGGTGCACTTTTGGTGTTTAATGTTTCAATAACTCTTATTTGAGTTGAATGTTATGATGTGGAAACTAAGTTAGCAGCActgtagtaaaataaaatgtttcataaaaaataaaccaaTCTGTTGTGAAGCATTAATCCTTTATGACTTTCAGTGTTTGCCTTTCATATAAAGAGGAGGATGTGGCTAAGGCTTACAAAGCCTCATCCCAGACCATCACACAGATAAAGCAAGAAACTCCAGTTCTGACAATAAAATCGTCTGcgtttgctgttttaatataACTCACAAAACCTTCTTTATCTACTAAGGAGAAAAGGAGAAATACAGAATGAAAAATTATGCTGTTACTTAAGAGAATGAATGCATTCATGCCTTTATGACATAAAGAGAGTCATCAGATGAGATAATGAGTGACCAAATAGATAAAGAGAATAAAAGATATATCTGTTCTAGAAAAGGCCTGAGTGAGACATCTCTGCCTGGCTTTTACACAAAGGGGAGCAGCTGAATGGGACAGGGAGGGGCTGAACTGTGGATTGCCATCAAAGCAAATCACTCGCACTCTTATTCTGCATTTCATAGAGTAAACATGATTgtaaatacaaaacagaataaatGATTGAACAATAGATCTAAAAGCTTAGgtaaaatgcattatttcatttcatttaatcATTCATTTATAAAGCACTACTAAAACAACAGAGCGTTAACCAAAGTGCTGTAAgcaataaaagaaaacaaaacatagagattaaataaattaatattttggcATTAATAGTTTGACTGAattgaaacaaaaataaacatattttaaacaaatttaaaacaaagaaagacataaagcAGTGTTTAAAACTA
The genomic region above belongs to Paramisgurnus dabryanus chromosome 15, PD_genome_1.1, whole genome shotgun sequence and contains:
- the LOC135782529 gene encoding tubulin alpha-1B chain-like; the encoded protein is MRECISVHVGQAGAQIGNACWELYCLEHGIQPDGQMPSDRSIGGGDDSFNTFFSETASGKHVPRAIFVDLEPTVIDEVRSGTYRQLFHPEQLITGKEDAANNYARGHYTIGKEIIDSVLDRIRKLSDQCTGLQGFLVFHSFGGGTGSGFTSLLMERLSVDYGKKSKLEFAIYPAPQVSTAVVEPYNSILTTHTTLEHSDCAFMVDNEAIYDICRKNLDIDRPTYTNLNRLISQIVSSITASLRFDGALNVDLTEFQTNLVPYPRIHFPLATYAPVISSEKAYHEQLSVADITNACFEPANQMVKCDPRHGKYMACCLLYRGDVVPKDVNSAIAAVKTKRSIQFVDWCPTGFKVGINYQPPTVVPGGDLAKVQRAVCMLSNTTAIAEAWARLDHKFDLMYAKRAFVHWYVGEGMEEGEFSEAREDLAALEKDYEEVGTDSIAEGDEDGVEF